The genomic interval ggtacaaaaaaataaataccaatTTCGCTTATAAATACTTGGGATTATTGTTTACACCCAAATTATGGTggaagaaaaagaaaaactgaGTTCACAAGCtcaaaaagcaatattttcaatttatagtTATAAAGGGACTTTTGGAAACATCCCTATTAAAGAActctttttactttttgatagcaTGGTAAGCCAATATTGTGTTACGGCTCACAGATATGGGGATATGAATATGTAAATGCCATTGAAActgtccaaaataaattttgtaaacgcATTTTGCATGTAAGGAGAAATACTAATACCTGTATCGCCCTTGGCGAAGTGGCCGACTACCCTTAtctgttacatattttgttaattgcatAAAATATTAACTGTAAACTGTTAATGATGCCTAATAACAGATTTCCTAAACAATGCTATAATATGTTAACATCAATAGACAACACCGGACGTACATGCAGGGCAACACATGTAAAATCTTTACTATTTAGATATGGTTCCGGGTTCGTCTGGATCTCTCAGGATGTTGGCAATGTAAATTTATTTGTATGTAATTTTCGTCAGCGTATAATTGATTGCGTCACACAAAATTGGCACAGTGACATTAACAATGCATCTAGAGGTTATAACCATTATAAGAACTATAAACCTCTACTTAACACCGAAAGATATTTGCAGTTGGAAATTCCGCTTAAATATAAGAAAGCCTTTGCCAAGTTTAGATGCTCCAATCACAAATTAAGTATTGAAATTGGTAGGCAGTTGCATCTTGCATATAATTTGagaatttgtaatttttgttttaacgaTAAAAAATTATCTATTATTGATTGTGAATACCATGCGTTTTTTCAATGTAGTAAATATGACGTTGTCTGTAGAGAATTTCTATATAACTGGTATATAGGTGGAAATACTGTACATGACTTTTATAATCTGATGAGCAAAACAAATAATGACACactattgaaattgtgtttgtatgtgtatcatcttttgaacaaaattgaatagctgatatatttttaatgtaacattaacacaatataatGTGTTGACATATTTTAGTAAGAGGATGTGTTCGCAACTACAaacatgtgttatattttgtatcaaataCTGTGTATTTTGGGCCAACAGCCTTTATATACGTATTAAACTGAGTTGAGTTGAGtaatattcacatttatgaaCCAATATATCAACCAAGTCATGTGAAAATTAATCCAGATTTTGATTTTTGTGCAAAGATgtgtgtgtttaatttttaattgtcaaaacATAATTGTCAAAATTGTACCACACTGCAGGAAGTCTACCTATTGTTGTCTTGTCAATGAAGCTTTAATCTCCTGATATGCAACCACAGCATATCACTTTGGGATATTTGATTTCCATGAAGAAATTAACTAATGAATACCCCCCACcctacacacacacacgcacaaattGACAATAAACACAATAATGTTCCAAAACAATGAAGCCAGTTACCAACTAGTACCAAGCATTAACAATTATTAACAAACTGTAATACATTCAGCATAACTTAAAACCTATTAACAAGAAGCAAATATCAGCGGGCAGCACTCAATCTCCACTTTCCAACTTCCGAAGTATTACCAGGTAAATAAGCACATATATTGTTTGAACTGTGACCTACTTGTTTGAACTTTGACCTCAGCTCTTCAAGCCTAGTTGGCAGTTCAGGGTTTTGAGGCTCCGTGAGGGGAAACTCTCTGCAGACTGACAAAATCCTCTCTAGTGTCTTTACTGCcctgaaaataaacatacatgcaCTTGTTTACTGCCTTTAAATAAAGGGACACAATGTTCCTGTTCACTGCATTGAAATTAAGGATAACATATTCTTGTTCACTTCCCAGAAATTACGGATAGaaggtgttttttttcactgCACAGTAAATAAAGATAACATATTAGTGTTCAATTCCCTGAAAGTAAGGATAAAATATTCTTGGTGACTGTCctaaaaattgtaataaaatgttCTTGTTTGCTACAGTTGGCATACAAATTAAATGCTGTTCACTTCTCTGAAAACAGAACAATATGTTCTACTCTATTCAGGCATGTAGGTAGATTGGTAACAATGCATCTGCGATGCGATTTTTTGGAGGCGATGTAATACAAGGCTTTATCTGTTAATTTAggtactttttgagttattgtAAGATCAAGACTTAagatttcacttttttttaactTGATTTTTATTAACAGACTTTGTTTTAACACAAAATTCAATAAAcatggaaagtgttttccctgactagcctctgcagactgcacatgcttatttaGGACaaaacttaatgcacatgcaaaaAGTATGTTTTCTCACAGCGCAGCTCATGGGTTTCAGTCTCAGCACAATAGTAATATTCTATGTATCAAACTACCTCTGTTTGGTTTCAGGTTCTTTCTTCATTTCTTCCAACAGTGACTCAGCAAATCCAGAGTAAAATCCAACCTGCAACAATTACAATGTGacattaaagaaaataatattgtGCTTAAACGATATAATCACTCTACATGCATatacataataaatgtattacatttgttataatgtataTAGGActtgtttataatatatatatatatatatatatatatatatatatatatatatatatatatatatatatatatatatatatatatatatatttatttatttatttatttatttatttatttatttatttatttatttattatatataatatatattatatatttatataataaatatatatacataatatatatatatatatatatatatatatatatatataaaaggaaTCATAACATAACACTTTTTCAATTTTACCCTGTTGTATCTGTGgagttaattatttgtttatcatcACTCTTTGTATTTTAGAGtttctataaaatattattaataacaaaTGCAGATGTTCATGATATTGATACTATAAagggttacacaatttaacataaaatgtctGAAAGACCCCTTCAGTATAAATAAAAATTACCTCAGACCCTATGGCAGCCCCTTTTTCCCATCCAAGTTTCTGTCCCTCCACCAGCCCTTTTTGTTCACCAACTTTCTTTCCTTCTGCAAATCCTTTCTGGTGACAGCTGGAAAATTTATCACAAAATAGTGCAATTGATATTATGCCTGCCATGCAATTTGTAGATGTGTTCAAACTCTACTCTTTCCTGTAGGAAACGATCTACTGGTTATATCCACAAAACAGTTATTCAAACATGGCTTTCAAcataattgaatttaaaaaaaacaactcattaatgctaaacatttaaatattattgaaaaaaatagtgCCAAATGGGAACAAGTAGTATAAGTACTGTCATTCAAACCAATCACATCTGATACTAGGTATTCCTATGTATTCCTGACAAAAGCCCCAGCCCTAATCCATCTATGCCTGACATCAACATAACACAAAATGGAATAACAAAACTATTACGAAACCTCAAAATCCACAAAGCCCTAGGTCTGGAAAAAAAATGCAGAAAGGAATGCAGTAAATATCAACAATCCTGACTTCAATCTTTAAAAAAGTCCCTGTCTCTTGGAAAAATCACAACTGCTTGGAAACATGCACATGCATGCTCAGTCTATAAAAAAGGATACACACATAATGCTATAAATTACAGGCCAATATCACTCATTTGCATTTGTTGTTAAATACTTGAACATGTCATTGCTAGCTCTATAATGTCTCACCttgatcaaaataatattttatatgaactCCAATATGGGTTATGACCTTTCTGTTCTTGCAAAACACAACTGATATCATTCCTCCAATACCTAACCCAATCAAATAACCAAGGTATACAAACTGATATCATCATTTTAGATTTTGCTAAAGCAATTAATAAAGTACCATATCAGCACCTCTTATACAATCTAAAATACTATGGAATTAATTCAATGGCTTTCTTCTGCATATCTGACTTCCTAACAAATAGAACCCAGACTGTTGTCCTTGAGGAAACCATGTCAAGGTACCTGTAACCTCCGGAGTCCCACAGGGCACTGTCTTAAAGCCCATCTTGTTTCTGATCTACACTTTGCTGATTAAATCAGACATAGCAGTCTAAGAGTTTTTGCAGACAACCTCTCCGACACCCATAAGCTCCAGCTAGATATAGAAGCTGCTGGTTGATGGGAGCAGGACTGGCTTATGCAATTCCACCCTAAAAAATTTAACCTCCTCAGCATTaccaaaaaacaaaatccatCTTCACCTACAAACTACATGATCACATCCTTGAAAAAATGAACCACGCCAAATATCTAGGTACTACACTACAAATTAACCTCAAATGAGACACACCTTAACaattaaaaaacctaaaaattaactcCTCGACAGTTAAAAATCAGGCATAAATTAAAATACTCCTCCACTGTCTGGGACCCACATACGAAAGCTCAAATAAGCCATCTGGAAAAAGTACAATAATGTCCAGCTAGATTCATAACAAACATATTTGTCAACACAAGTATAGTAACTAATATGATAGTATTAGACACCCTAAACTGGCGCtggatttgtcattgtcggctccggtactacttaaatgtaccccagatACTCCGTGTACGGAAGATACACCAACACGTACCCGGCTAATTtcgactgtacccgagttttattaaCTCCCAAAATCGGATGTCGTAAAATGTGCTACAGAATATGAAACAGAATTCACTtcgaaacaagagctgtctccataggatgacatatgccccaaaaaaacgctttgatacaagttatgagcatttttcgaaacctaaacgcagatttcaaaacctaaacgcggaccctaagtgcaaggtcaaggtaacaggggttaacatttttgtgcatatggaaaggtctatatacacatgcataccaaatatgaaggctacatctgaagcgacataatagttatgagtatttttggaaaactaaacgcaaagtgacagacagacggacagacagaaagacggacagaagGACAGTGCAATcaatatatgccctcctttgggggcataaaaagatgcCTCAACATCCTTTTTGTAGTATGAGTTTCTATAATGTAGAAGTCATTGTAcacgtttttttacataaatatgaacataataatttgtaaaaaaaaaacgacaaAGACCAAATTAGCGTAAGAATTCAcaggtacgtttaagtatatttaccatacccagggtacatttaagtatacttaagagtacctgggtacatttaagtagtacccgagctgacaatgaccaatcgaccTCAAATGGCCTGCACATGAAACATGTAGAACAAATTCTGTCCCATCATGCTTTTTACAATAATCCACCATGTAGTTGCCATCTAACTCCACCTGATCTCCTTGTTCCTGTCAACAGCCGATCCAGACTCAGCAGAACCCTTTGCTTTAGACACATTCAAAACTCAAAAGACCCATATAAATTCTCATTCTACTCGAGAAAAGTTCTTCAATGGAATTCACTACCCTCCTAACCCCACAGTAGAAGTTTTCAAAACTCTTACTCCTGTGTCTGTCATTGTCCAATATATCCACCTGTAGACACttacaatgtatataattttaaattaacacccaactgagcacctttgtacagttttcacGCCTTAAAAATAGGCGACGTCACAAAATCttctatttagaaggagtgcAGCATCGAAAGAAGGAGAGGTTGCAGCgatgtagtggatatggtgtccgcctggcgACCAGGAGATAATGGGTTCAATCCTGAttgtctatctatctatatatactgtctaactcccctttcggatATTATCAACAGGTGCGCATTCAGTGCAGGttaaagtgttaaaagtgaaaaagtgAGAATGTTAAAAGTATGTTAGATTTATTATAAGGTGAAGTGATTTTaggttaaaaactgataaaaacatgtctcccagagttcaaggggcagaaggggaaagcagggactgcttaaacccttcaagatcaggatataaaactgtagtggcagggaggttgttccacatcacaatagcacttgggaaaGAAggaaacttataataatttgcagtggtatggatctgtctgtaggagaggggatgcatgtgacgagtgaatctggtgggtcgctcgatatatgatggtaggggcacagccactaaaccttgaacaaaacattttgaaaaacattattaatgtagtgttatttcgtctgtcttgtagggtctgccaaccaagttcctgttgcatggaggactgctcgacgctgtacattttcaatttttttgtatattttgtaatgtgtgAGGACTCCATACAGAGGAAGCATATTCAACCTGAGGTCTAACCATGGTCTTGTATGcgagctggcgaatgttggaatgtctcgtctgtatgttcctgcggagaaaaccaagagatttattaccgttatttgtaattctatttatatgggtgttccaggaaaggtcttttgaaatgtccacacctaagtattttgcattgtcaacagtttctaatatttgtccatggagcctgtaattaaaagagaattttgatttatttctggttatgtttaaaacttgaaatttacttgggttgaactccatgttccaaagatgttcccatttcattagtttatctagatcttcttATAGAGTGTGGCAGTCATGCATATTGCTGATTGTTAGGTAtacggcagtgtcatctgcaaataagcgaacttgagaGGTAATAGACTTAGGTAAGTCGTTTATATAgagaagaaaaagtaacggaccaagcacagacccttgtggTACCCCGGATGTCACTGGTACCTTGGATGATAGTTCTCCATCTTAAGCAACCCGTTGAGTGGGACCTATAAGGAATGATTCGATCCATGAGAGAGTATCTTTACCCACACCATgttcctgtaatttgaaaagcagtttaagatGGTTCACTTTATCGAACGCTTTGctgaaatcaagcaatattagatcattttgttttcaagaTGTCGTATTTCCTGCCaggtcatcaatgagttgtaaaagttgtgtttcgcaggaacgcttttctctgaaaccatgctgtaagtcataaagtattttatatttattgaaatgagcTGAAAGATTAGAAGGAACTATATGTTCTaaggatttacataaaatacaggtgAGAGAGATAGGTCTGTAATTTGCTGGGTCTTCTTTGTTCCCTTCCTTGAACAGCGGTATTACATTTGCAGATATCCATACTTTCAAAGAATTCAGGAGTCCAAGAATTTCTGAAAAAGGAGTGTTATTATTGGAGAAATTTGTGAACTTAATTCTTTTAGAACAAGAGGTTTGATGTTGTTTGGGCCTGCTGCCTTGTCTGGTTTAAGATTGGATAGCAACTTCTGCACCCCATTGACACTAACTGTGATCTTTGGCATTGTTGGAAATTTTCTGAAAGATGAAGatgaaatttcattaagatttctgAAAAAGGAGAGGCATGATTGAGAAAGGGTAAGGTGGGACATAGGTGTGAAAACGGATTGGAACTGTTGGTGGGAGCATTCTTTCGATCTGGCCAATAGACATCAAAAACTGGTTCTTACTCTTAGTCCCTGGAAACTGAAGCACTCTTTGTCCCTTGAAACTGAAGCGGTCAAAACAAAGAAGAAGAACAAGTACAACAACAAGAAcaagaagaagaggaagaagaacAACAACAAGAATAAGAACAAGAACAAGAAAAATGGCACTTGATCTAATTTTGTCCTTTAGCTTTTACTTTCTGCATTAAAGTTATATCACGGAGGTCCACTTACATCTCTTCTGACATCGTGACATTGTGAAATATGTCGTCATTTTCCATTGTTTGTGTGAGTGTTTGTACAAAATGGCTAGTGTCAACATCGGACAATTCAGTCGAGTAACATTTATCGCTACACCGACAGATCGGTGTTTTCATAAAATCATCGaacaaaagaaaagaaaacatattttgtgCGCAGTTTCACGTTTGTAAACAAATGTGAACATGCCAGCAGGTCGACGAATATTTTCTAGAATGCAAACAAACACAGTGTACCCCACGAGTGCACATAAAACGCTGTCTTCTTGGTAAGCGTCCCACATATGTAATTAGAATATGATATCGGATGATACGGTTTTCGGATACATGTCTGTTTTACATGGAGCAACTTGATTATCGATTATATTTAGCTGAAACATGTGAATTAAACGTGTCATATTATgtgattataataaaaaatatatattaaaatggctTATAGATAATGAAAACAGTGTTCACCCTCTTAATAATTACAACTACAAGTTCCATATTAATTAATTTCATcaccttttcacattttgcatgtttaattttaattgttccCAATATAAAATAAAGCTTGATATAAGCCTTCAATGGACTAATTTATTGACTGACTGCAAAGATATGTCAACAGTGTAATGAAATAAGGCCACTTCCAACAGTCTTGCTGATTGGCTAACTCTTTATAGCGACGTGGtttaagtgtctgactaccactctggaggtcttGGGTTCAATgtccggcttgagctcagtattttcacaatagCACATATGCCAAAATGCCAAAAAGAAAAGTAGATAAATCACAATGTAGCAAATATCAATcataagtaacattttttaaataaatacataataatagatgaaaatagataaagaaaaaaattctataataaatttagtttttgtatGCCAATTGAGTATTTGGGGTTtacagggccaaaacaccaactttagggaaagggccacagccttttttcggggaaaaaagacacaattttctggcatggggaatgaaaaatactgcAGTAGATTGgtaatttagagaaaaatgcatgattttaaagacatttctgtaggggaaagggcctttttggttaaggagaagaaaaagaggccccttgcgaAGGAGGGTTTTTTGGCCCTGATTCAGCTTAGACCAGAAATTTATTGTTGTCATTGTTCCCAATTGCAAAAGTAGACAGTTTATGCAAGGTTATTTATTTGGCAACTAACATTTCTGAAACTACATTAAAGTAAAACTCTTAGGAATACTTTGGCTACGGATTTAGTTTCTTAGTACCCACCTGATCAATGGGATATTTTCAGCGATGACCGAGATGCCAACATGATTCCATTGGCCACGATGGCGGTGCTTCCAAGGCACTCGCACATCCCAGATATCGAGTGTGACCTGAACATCTCATTCGAGGCCATGCTGTACATATTTGGTGTCATTGCCATGTGTCTCCAGTACATCAACCTCTACAAGACCGTCTGGTGGCTACCACACTCCCACTCCACTTATGCTTTGGTTGGTAGCCACTCCACCGTAATACATAGTTTAATTCAGGGTTCTTTTAATTTCTGCTATAAAGACCTTTATAAAAAGACAAAACCTCAGTGAAATCTTaatataagttaaaatttcaaaaaGGCCTTTAGAAGAAACATTGTCTTGACTTCTGTTTTATCTCTTTTCATTCCAGTAGTAAGACATTATCAATAGTACTTACCCACTTTAATTTTGAAACAGATATAATTGCAATcttacaaagatatttttatgtcccccaccactatagtgggggacatattgttttttcctctgtctgttggtctgtcttttggtttgtttgcgccagctttaacattttgcaatgatgtttgctatattgaagattgcaacttcatatttggcatgcatgtgtatctcatggagctgcactttttgagtggtaaaaggtcaaggtcatccttcaaggtcaaaggtcaaaaaacccAAATCAAATCTgagcagaaggggacatagtgtttctgacaaacacatttcttgtttagtttATGATCTTCAGACCTTGAAATCTGTTAGATATGCTTTAACACTGAATATCTTgatgaatttttaatttatttcagaatttctACCTTATTGATCCCTATCTTGTGGTGTTTCTGGGAATTTTGATGAGTAGAAGACTTATTGGGTGCTTTGTACAAGAGGTATAAACTTTTAAATCCTTATAATGCAAATGCGTCGGTAATTTTTTGCAATAGCTTACTTTAGTGCTTTGTTCTATTgcttaaaatgaatataaacccCCCGCCTCTACgtgtaagttgttgttgtttttaaatgtcaaaacagctattaatatttaacacaatatgAGCCAGATATATCTtagaatttgtttaaattatgacaAAGTAGTATGTTAACATGTAATTGTGCTTATCAACAAAAATATTATTCCTTTTTAGTTTTAAGATTCCCCATCTGAAGGGCCTCGCCACCTTTTTCTCAAAAGTGAACATAAAAATAAGATTTGTATTGCTTCTGAAAACTGATGCAAGCTGATGAAAAATTAAGAATTACTTGAGTCTTTAAAAATTACAAGGAATAAGTCTGGCCGACGGCTGATACTTTTGAATAGCACACTGTTCAATTCTAATAGAAAACTATTTCTGATTAATGAGGATAAAATTATGAACATTATGTATAAGTGaataaaaataaacactaaaTATGCATGGATTAATTTACACAACACAACATTCACTTTTAAGAGATTGGCACATTCCTACTAGATTTATGTCTCTTTTTTTTCAGGTTCATGGATATAGAAGCCGTCATGGTGTACTGTACATGACGACCCAGATATGTACAGGTTTCGTCGTATCTGCAGCTGTCCTGATGCTCTTATACACAGGATATCAAGTCCTGAAAAATTATTCATGGCTCTACTGCTTGTTTTTGTGTTGTCCGTAAGTGAATTTAATAACTTTTTGAAAAACTTGTAAGAATCTAGATTATTGTTGAAATCAAGCAGATGagaatttattttctttatgcATGCAATGTTTAAAAGTTAAATGAGATTATCATTCCcctattttttatcaattattataCTATCTAGTAAAATGTTCACATGCAAAATCTGAAACTGGGTGAAGAACAAACTATTGTAAAAATATAAGCAAGTTATTGAATGATTTATTAATTCtcataattatattcatattattattcaggatttgaTCAATAGAAACCATAAGCCATATTTTATGTTTACTTGAAATCTtaattaaaatcttctttttttcagaatcgttacatatttatttctttttggaCCTTCGTTGAAGCCACTGTACCAAAAATCCTTAAACTGGCCTTCTGCAGTGTCAGAAATCCTGACACCAAAAACTAAATCAAACCCGGACAAAGAGCCAACACTATTCCACAGCTGTGTGCTTACACCGGACATAATACGAGATGAGGTGGAAATGCTGAAAGTCGACTTTAACAACCGTGTGAAACAGATATTATTTAACTCGATGCTGACAGCTTACTACATGACATTCGTGCCTCTTTGTTTTGCACAGGTAGGTACTTAATGATTTAACTATCAAAAGATGTTCTCAATAAGTCTAtgattattatgtaatattttattaaatgtatgaaTTTCATATACTAGGGAGAAGGTAAAAAATCATTTCAATTCTACTAATCAGTTTGAATATATAAGTCTCCTCTGGGATTAGTacgcataaaatataatatgttcaTGGAGCACACGGTTTTTTCAGGCAATTAAATTGAAGTTTCATATATCACAGCACCATAAAatagccttgctctgtgaaaactgggctgtATGCAtctgtttaactctttcagtgcgggaaccgaattttgaaggcctttgcaaacagtttggatccagatgagacgacacagaaaatggtgtctcatctggatccaaactgtttgctattctgatagtattctttgaaaaaaaatcgaagaaaatgctaattttagaaattcagcagacgacattttagcagacgacaaatttcccagcatgcaaagggttgaagTGTTTTCCCAAATTAGACAGTGTGCACAGTATACAGAGGCTTATcagcgacaacactttctgcctagaatGAATGTTTACATAGAAGAGAGCTCTTTTAAACAAGAAattccatacaagtggaaagtgttgtccctgttcaCCTTGTGCTTACTGTGAAGGCTATTTTGGGACATCaatttacgcacaggcattaaccctttgagcgctggaaccggattttgaaggcctttgcaaacagtttggatccagatgagacgccgcag from Dreissena polymorpha isolate Duluth1 chromosome 1, UMN_Dpol_1.0, whole genome shotgun sequence carries:
- the LOC127849241 gene encoding protein LTO1 homolog; translated protein: MKTPICRCSDKCYSTELSDVDTSHFVQTLTQTMENDDIFHNVTMSEEICHQKGFAEGKKVGEQKGLVEGQKLGWEKGAAIGSEVGFYSGFAESLLEEMKKEPETKQRAVKTLERILSVCREFPLTEPQNPELPTRLEELRSKFKQVCSQLGIKADAQKPDVKGVSF
- the LOC127849217 gene encoding transmembrane protein 39A-like isoform X1; this translates as MPAGRRIFSRMQTNTVYPTSAHKTLSSCDDRDANMIPLATMAVLPRHSHIPDIECDLNISFEAMLYIFGVIAMCLQYINLYKTVWWLPHSHSTYALNFYLIDPYLVVFLGILMSRRLIGCFVQEVHGYRSRHGVLYMTTQICTGFVVSAAVLMLLYTGYQVLKNYSWLYCLFLCCPIVTYLFLFGPSLKPLYQKSLNWPSAVSEILTPKTKSNPDKEPTLFHSCVLTPDIIRDEVEMLKVDFNNRVKQILFNSMLTAYYMTFVPLCFAQHIQNNCETCWNTLFYDTWWVGQHVFLTWLSSFLMLCAHFLPPKYLDLMHRCSQHLGRWQKVEGRNAHVPYNAWSELQVWPQGALVKHVRGLFKAEGVNITAEPGNSMHGRFHFLFHHPLRVLNWMLILTWLLVGYQFFCLLQCSEWNHIICIALLLFCNYYTLFKLLRDRIILSKTYKEDDVGQN
- the LOC127849217 gene encoding transmembrane protein 39A-like isoform X2: MPAGRRIFSRMQTNTVYPTSAHKTLSSCDDRDANMIPLATMAVLPRHSHIPDIECDLNISFEAMLYIFGVIAMCLQYINLYKTVWWLPHSHSTYALNFYLIDPYLVVFLGILMSRRLIGCFVQEVHGYRSRHGVLYMTTQICTGFVVSAAVLMLLYTGYQVLKNYSWLYCLFLCCPIVTYLFLFGPSLKPLYQKSLNWPSAVSEILTPKTKSNPDKEPTLFHSCVLTPDIIRDEVEMLKVDFNNRVKQILFNSMLTAYYMTFVPLCFAQNNCETCWNTLFYDTWWVGQHVFLTWLSSFLMLCAHFLPPKYLDLMHRCSQHLGRWQKVEGRNAHVPYNAWSELQVWPQGALVKHVRGLFKAEGVNITAEPGNSMHGRFHFLFHHPLRVLNWMLILTWLLVGYQFFCLLQCSEWNHIICIALLLFCNYYTLFKLLRDRIILSKTYKEDDVGQN
- the LOC127849217 gene encoding transmembrane protein 39A-like isoform X3; translated protein: MPAGRRIFSRMQTNTVYPTSAHKTLSSCDDRDANMIPLATMAVLPRHSHIPDIECDLNISFEAMLYIFGVIAMCLQYINLYKTVWWLPHSHSTYALNFYLIDPYLVVFLGILMSRRLIGCFVQEVHGYRSRHGVLYMTTQICTGFVVSAAVLMLLYTGYQVLKNYSWLYCLFLCCPIVTYLFLFGPSLKPLYQKSLNWPSAVSEILTPKTKSNPDKEPTLFHSCVLTPDIIRDEVEMLKVDFNNRVKQILFNSMLTAYYMTFVPLCFAQNTLFYDTWWVGQHVFLTWLSSFLMLCAHFLPPKYLDLMHRCSQHLGRWQKVEGRNAHVPYNAWSELQVWPQGALVKHVRGLFKAEGVNITAEPGNSMHGRFHFLFHHPLRVLNWMLILTWLLVGYQFFCLLQCSEWNHIICIALLLFCNYYTLFKLLRDRIILSKTYKEDDVGQN